A genomic window from Candidatus Pelagisphaera phototrophica includes:
- a CDS encoding alpha/beta hydrolase-fold protein, with product MNYAKLNLLACSVFASLTYGSEETFEINTKLVPSSVMVSVVTPPAFALEKDENHLILWLHGNGQDNSYLNRKLKPVLEKFWAKNALSSLIVAVPSARRSFYMDYKDGSEKWETFIMEELIPHLRQKYRLKAEAKTLIGGYSMGGMGSLRMAFKYPEKFGAIAAIAPAIEPAYKFVKIKSMDREHRSVEVYEEKFGQPFDHKYWRKNHPPSIAKQNADFIKSSGLRIYFEVGGDDEFGLDRGAYFLHRTLLKNEVSHEYRRVLAAGHSDGTLNARLADAFAFLKRIGY from the coding sequence ATGAATTACGCAAAGTTGAACCTGTTGGCGTGTTCTGTATTCGCGTCTCTCACTTACGGTTCCGAGGAAACTTTTGAAATCAATACGAAATTAGTACCCAGCTCGGTAATGGTTTCTGTTGTAACTCCGCCTGCTTTCGCCCTAGAGAAAGATGAAAATCATTTGATTCTTTGGCTGCATGGCAATGGTCAGGATAACTCTTATTTGAATCGGAAACTTAAACCAGTACTAGAAAAGTTTTGGGCGAAAAACGCCCTCAGTTCTTTGATCGTTGCCGTACCATCTGCTCGAAGGTCTTTCTACATGGACTACAAAGACGGCTCAGAAAAATGGGAGACCTTCATCATGGAGGAGCTTATTCCTCACCTGAGACAAAAATATCGATTAAAGGCCGAAGCGAAGACACTTATAGGAGGCTATTCGATGGGAGGCATGGGAAGTCTCAGAATGGCATTTAAATATCCCGAAAAGTTTGGAGCAATCGCGGCGATCGCTCCAGCCATCGAACCAGCTTACAAGTTTGTGAAAATAAAATCGATGGATAGGGAACATCGATCTGTCGAGGTCTACGAGGAGAAATTCGGACAGCCTTTTGATCACAAATACTGGCGAAAAAACCACCCACCCTCGATCGCTAAACAAAATGCCGACTTTATAAAAAGTTCCGGGCTAAGGATATATTTTGAGGTAGGCGGAGATGACGAATTCGGACTCGATCGGGGTGCATATTTTCTACACCGCACATTACTCAAAAACGAGGTAAGCCATGAGTACCGTCGTGTTTTGGCGGCTGGCCACAGCGACGGCACTCTCAACGCTCGCTTGGCGGATGCATTTGCCTTCCTGAAAAGGATTGGCTATTAA
- a CDS encoding VPDSG-CTERM sorting domain-containing protein, giving the protein MFVNTIKLSLVCTFIPVYAQAVSVTDFDVTSVGDLNSIFYRSAQGTSNSVGWSINNTGASGFQTAAYRTTTNGLFEGFGGSTDRLHTFGGTFTINFNALITSIRFYMLNDNDGGASLDFGITPTASSGGVSINGTRVTSGSLVGWVEFSGISTNSLTTTPSMADGTDAAWVVQSYAIDAPDTGSTAALLGVAVTALALARRRLG; this is encoded by the coding sequence ATGTTCGTAAATACTATCAAACTTAGCCTCGTTTGCACTTTCATTCCCGTCTATGCACAGGCGGTATCAGTTACAGATTTCGATGTCACGTCAGTGGGCGACTTGAATTCCATTTTCTATAGGTCCGCCCAAGGCACAAGCAATAGCGTCGGGTGGTCCATAAATAATACAGGAGCTTCTGGATTCCAGACGGCGGCATATCGTACGACGACCAACGGTCTCTTCGAGGGGTTTGGCGGCTCTACTGACCGGCTGCATACTTTCGGTGGAACATTCACCATCAATTTCAACGCCCTCATTACGAGCATCAGATTTTATATGCTCAACGACAATGACGGTGGCGCAAGTCTAGACTTCGGAATCACTCCAACCGCTTCATCCGGGGGCGTAAGCATTAATGGTACAAGAGTTACAAGTGGCAGTTTAGTAGGATGGGTTGAATTCTCTGGTATATCTACAAACTCCCTGACCACCACTCCGTCGATGGCTGATGGAACCGATGCAGCTTGGGTTGTGCAATCATACGCTATCGATGCCCCCGATACAGGCTCCACAGCGGCTCTTCTTGGAGTTGCTGTAACGGCTCTAGCTTTAGCGAGACGCAGGCTAGGTTAA
- a CDS encoding sulfatase family protein, which translates to MRASILCLVTLSAALCSVAADRPNIVFILADDLGYGDLSSYGATKVQTPNIDRLAIEGIKFTDAHSPHPVCCPTRYSLLTGRYSWRTWAKTANVWSTDPMLIDDHQYTLPKMLGEAGYKTALIGKWHLGYGRPGTPGWDDLKGIDYNGKIAPGPLEAGFHYYFGIPHVGQQPHVFIENHHVVGLTESSPLELIMDERWLHRSSYFERHMYPPRHHFKGGEGAKYRQQDVALVLTEKAVEWLEGTAQKAKKPFFLYFAHRNVHGPYAPNERFKGTSEIGVYGDFLLELDWSIGEILNTIDGLKLANDTLVFFSSDNGGVQMGHKPATFVDHNGHMTNGSLRGQKTESLEGGHRVPLLARWPGRIEPGSTSDELVALTDVMATLGELLDIQLAEDAGPDSISFLSALLGRKAERPNREILVHDNYRGGYGIRVGDWKLLMIQGGGGIGWSPFDYDPGQPIGQLYNLKSDLQERDNLFEQHPKRVARMAELLRAIRNTPNSQAVSAANPLPK; encoded by the coding sequence ATGAGAGCTAGTATTCTTTGTCTGGTCACTCTCTCAGCGGCACTGTGCTCGGTCGCGGCTGACAGACCCAATATCGTATTTATCCTAGCTGATGACCTTGGCTACGGAGATTTAAGTTCCTACGGGGCCACCAAAGTACAGACGCCCAACATTGATCGGCTGGCAATCGAGGGAATAAAGTTCACCGACGCCCATTCGCCCCATCCAGTTTGCTGCCCAACTCGCTATAGTCTGCTGACCGGGCGCTATAGCTGGCGTACCTGGGCGAAGACGGCCAACGTCTGGTCAACCGACCCGATGCTGATCGACGACCATCAGTACACTCTCCCAAAAATGCTGGGCGAAGCAGGCTATAAAACTGCGCTGATTGGGAAGTGGCACCTCGGCTACGGCCGACCGGGAACCCCCGGCTGGGACGACCTCAAAGGGATAGACTACAACGGGAAAATCGCTCCAGGACCTTTGGAAGCCGGATTTCACTACTACTTCGGCATTCCCCACGTCGGGCAGCAGCCTCATGTCTTTATCGAAAATCACCATGTTGTCGGCTTAACGGAAAGTTCTCCGCTCGAGCTGATCATGGACGAACGCTGGCTTCACCGCTCCTCCTACTTCGAACGACACATGTATCCGCCCCGTCATCACTTCAAAGGCGGCGAGGGAGCCAAATACCGACAACAAGACGTTGCTCTGGTTTTGACGGAGAAAGCTGTAGAGTGGCTAGAGGGCACGGCCCAAAAAGCCAAAAAGCCCTTCTTTCTCTACTTCGCTCACCGCAACGTCCATGGTCCCTACGCCCCCAACGAGCGGTTCAAAGGTACGAGCGAGATTGGCGTGTACGGGGACTTTCTTCTTGAGCTAGACTGGTCCATTGGGGAAATCCTCAATACCATCGATGGATTGAAACTCGCCAATGACACCCTCGTATTCTTTTCCAGTGACAACGGGGGCGTCCAAATGGGCCACAAGCCCGCCACCTTCGTCGATCACAACGGCCACATGACCAATGGCTCGCTGCGCGGCCAGAAAACGGAATCGCTGGAAGGGGGCCATCGTGTTCCGCTTCTTGCTCGCTGGCCAGGTAGGATAGAACCGGGTTCGACCTCCGACGAATTGGTCGCCCTAACCGATGTTATGGCGACCCTGGGAGAGTTGCTCGATATCCAGCTCGCCGAGGACGCTGGACCTGATAGCATAAGCTTTCTGAGTGCACTATTGGGGAGAAAAGCGGAACGACCTAATCGCGAAATCCTCGTTCACGACAATTATCGGGGCGGTTATGGCATTCGCGTTGGCGACTGGAAGCTTCTCATGATTCAAGGCGGTGGAGGCATCGGTTGGAGCCCATTTGACTACGATCCCGGGCAACCCATTGGCCAACTCTACAATCTCAAATCCGATCTGCAGGAACGGGACAATCTATTTGAGCAACACCCTAAACGGGTCGCTCGCATGGCAGAACTTTTGAGGGCCATACGCAACACGCCCAATTCCCAAGCGGTAAGTGCCGCTAACCCGCTACCGAAATGA
- a CDS encoding ATPase, T2SS/T4P/T4SS family produces MPSIEGEDALAFVEESLPSNFREVWDMEGQVGFAYFLVQAGRYRVNAFLQCGSVSIVFRHIKSKIPNFEELNLDKKTLTQFIEAKDGIVLLCGASGSGRSATMACLLNHLNHTAEKHVVSLEDSVEYNFIDHQSVFNQREIGMDTLNFKKALRAVLLKNPYIIIMGETLEAGTFDTAMSAAETGHLVFTTLLAASA; encoded by the coding sequence ATGCCTTCCATCGAAGGGGAAGACGCCCTCGCATTTGTGGAAGAGAGCTTACCTTCCAACTTTCGCGAGGTTTGGGATATGGAAGGACAGGTCGGTTTTGCGTACTTTCTCGTCCAAGCGGGTCGTTATCGTGTGAACGCCTTTTTGCAGTGTGGATCCGTTTCCATTGTGTTCCGCCATATCAAAAGCAAGATCCCAAATTTTGAAGAGCTGAATCTAGACAAGAAGACTCTCACCCAGTTTATCGAAGCGAAGGATGGGATCGTTCTACTCTGTGGCGCTAGTGGATCGGGAAGGAGCGCCACGATGGCTTGTCTTCTGAATCATTTGAACCACACGGCGGAAAAGCATGTGGTCTCTCTGGAAGACTCAGTTGAGTACAACTTCATCGACCATCAAAGCGTGTTCAACCAAAGAGAGATCGGCATGGATACGCTAAATTTCAAAAAGGCCCTTCGTGCGGTGCTGCTTAAGAATCCCTACATTATTATTATGGGGGAGACGCTTGAAGCGGGCACTTTCGATACGGCTATGTCTGCTGCGGAGACGGGTCACCTTGTTTTCACTACACTTCTCGCGGCCAGTGCGTAG
- the dapA gene encoding 4-hydroxy-tetrahydrodipicolinate synthase has product MTDTRFTGSITAMATPFNDDGTLAIEDLQKFVERQISGGIQGLLPMGTTGESPTLNHEEHGEVVEIVVESAKGRLPVIAGSGSNSTREAISLTKHADAAGADGTLHVTGYYNKPTQEGIFQHFSAIAQETDKPIILYSIPGRCIVDISIATVERLLSKHPNIRHIKESGGEVSRVDELKSALGDDITVLSGDDGLTLSFIASGADGVISVASNVLPAEVTELVTTALSGDLKGASEVHRELYPLFRDLFIEPSPVPVKICLKKLEIFSTDRVRLPLCNASPENRQTILESLSSVIANANANQIA; this is encoded by the coding sequence ATGACTGATACACGATTCACAGGATCCATCACTGCGATGGCCACTCCGTTTAATGACGATGGCACGCTCGCAATCGAAGATCTACAAAAGTTTGTCGAACGGCAAATTTCAGGTGGCATCCAAGGTTTGCTGCCCATGGGAACCACTGGCGAGTCCCCCACCCTTAATCATGAGGAGCATGGTGAGGTGGTTGAAATCGTAGTAGAATCCGCCAAAGGCCGTCTGCCCGTTATCGCAGGCTCCGGATCCAACTCTACTCGGGAAGCGATCTCTTTGACAAAGCATGCTGACGCCGCAGGTGCTGACGGCACGCTGCACGTAACCGGCTATTACAATAAGCCCACCCAGGAGGGAATTTTTCAACACTTCTCGGCAATCGCCCAAGAAACGGACAAGCCGATTATTCTCTACTCAATTCCGGGTCGTTGTATCGTTGATATTTCAATCGCGACTGTGGAAAGGCTCTTGTCGAAGCATCCGAACATTCGCCACATTAAGGAGTCCGGCGGAGAAGTAAGCAGAGTCGATGAACTCAAATCCGCGCTAGGGGACGACATCACAGTCCTCAGTGGCGATGATGGACTTACTCTTTCGTTCATAGCATCTGGAGCCGATGGAGTCATTTCAGTAGCGTCCAATGTTCTACCTGCAGAAGTGACTGAGCTTGTCACTACCGCATTGAGTGGAGACCTGAAAGGAGCGTCGGAGGTTCACCGCGAGCTGTATCCATTATTCAGAGATCTTTTTATTGAGCCGAGTCCTGTTCCTGTGAAGATCTGTCTTAAAAAGCTCGAAATCTTTTCCACCGACCGCGTTCGCCTACCCCTTTGCAACGCAAGTCCAGAAAACCGGCAAACAATATTGGAAAGCCTCTCGTCCGTAATCGCTAATGCGAACGCAAACCAAATCGCTTAG
- a CDS encoding sigma-70 family RNA polymerase sigma factor has protein sequence MSTKAQEVALDKVLVARFKDGDEAAFEEMVSRYWDRIYAMVLQLLRNSQDAEEVTQDAFIRAHRGLENFRGDSSFSTWLYQIATNLARNRYWYWFRRKRDKSVSFDQKVGGDSDTTLAEIFQADIETPQNIAVTNEFQERVSAAMELLNVKHREVLVLRNVKSLSYEEIADQLGISIGTVKSRIARARESLRDRLGNELL, from the coding sequence ATGTCAACTAAAGCGCAGGAAGTAGCCTTGGACAAAGTACTTGTTGCACGGTTCAAAGACGGGGACGAGGCTGCCTTCGAGGAGATGGTAAGCCGTTATTGGGATCGGATCTATGCAATGGTTCTGCAACTGCTTAGAAATTCGCAGGATGCGGAAGAAGTAACCCAAGACGCGTTTATTAGGGCCCACCGTGGGCTGGAAAACTTTCGTGGGGATTCCAGTTTTTCGACCTGGCTCTATCAGATAGCGACGAACTTGGCTCGGAATCGGTACTGGTACTGGTTTCGGAGAAAGCGGGATAAGTCTGTGTCTTTCGACCAGAAGGTCGGAGGAGATTCAGACACGACGCTGGCGGAAATTTTCCAGGCTGACATCGAGACGCCTCAAAATATCGCCGTCACTAATGAATTCCAGGAACGTGTTTCGGCCGCGATGGAGCTTTTGAACGTCAAACATCGAGAGGTTCTTGTGCTTAGGAACGTCAAAAGCCTTTCGTACGAGGAGATTGCCGATCAATTGGGAATTAGTATCGGCACGGTCAAAAGCCGTATCGCCAGAGCCCGCGAAAGCTTGCGTGATCGGCTCGGAAATGAACTTTTATGA
- a CDS encoding TIR domain-containing protein yields the protein MNSQVFVSYASQDRKRVLDLVDRLSAQGVSVWIDKVGIEGAAMWSQEIVAAIRDCKVFILAISKNSAGSENVAKEVALASEGRKRILPVFLEKADIPESMAYQLAGIQRVDFFEDDKDASQQSVIRALKTLGVDVIGGARGNTTTSHHKVRETNSGNSRTIKKRIFTKGKFALAIAGLTSVVIALLFSGRIGEVNKGAEAETQNQSFETAQPLDTNRLVVLPFKTLGSPDINDLGYGLVSTLTSKLQPLRSLVVIANESARRFADTELSANEIGKALRVGTIVTGEVQISGEVVQVNIRLIDANTEALSWAGTFKRSFVEFLDLQNEIATQLAFELKGGLDAAEKQQLSQKETEIQEAQKEYQIGRREWNRRNKEGFENAVLHFEKAINLDASYAAPYAGLADTYAMLQIYNFGAPDDVMPKAKEYAERAIEINPRGAEAYVSLAFVLSMYEHNFSLAEKKFETALQINPNYATAYHWYGNFLNHIGRSDEAIEILIKGTQLDPNAMIIKNGLAIAYWCAGERGMALKAVEEQFRFDPYFPPAILTKYTWLLADTSPSAIKYLNEAIEVYPDQPLIRSALFSVHWAAGNRELAKDQLIELHARFPDSLAKARFAELYFMMGREDLAYPWLQKGIEAKEGVVLFTSVIPSTKKYQKQSRFRELFRDINHPLYQF from the coding sequence ATGAATTCTCAAGTTTTCGTCAGTTATGCATCTCAAGATCGAAAAAGGGTATTGGACTTAGTTGATCGATTAAGTGCACAGGGGGTGTCGGTTTGGATCGATAAAGTGGGTATCGAAGGCGCCGCTATGTGGAGCCAAGAAATCGTAGCGGCGATTCGCGATTGCAAAGTGTTTATTCTAGCCATTTCGAAAAACTCGGCCGGATCAGAAAACGTCGCAAAAGAAGTGGCTTTAGCTTCAGAAGGGAGAAAGCGTATTTTACCCGTTTTTTTGGAAAAAGCGGACATCCCGGAGTCGATGGCTTATCAGCTAGCGGGCATTCAACGAGTTGATTTCTTTGAGGACGATAAGGACGCTAGTCAGCAATCAGTAATCAGAGCATTAAAAACACTTGGAGTGGATGTAATCGGAGGAGCTAGGGGAAATACTACGACTAGCCACCACAAAGTGCGGGAGACTAATTCAGGAAATAGTCGAACGATTAAAAAACGTATTTTTACGAAGGGTAAATTTGCGTTGGCTATAGCCGGTTTGACGTCGGTTGTAATCGCCTTACTTTTCTCTGGAAGAATTGGAGAGGTCAACAAGGGAGCTGAAGCAGAAACGCAAAATCAGTCTTTCGAAACAGCCCAACCGTTAGACACAAACCGATTGGTTGTTTTGCCTTTTAAAACGCTTGGGTCCCCAGATATAAACGATCTTGGCTACGGACTTGTGTCGACATTGACTAGCAAGTTGCAGCCATTGCGAAGTCTAGTTGTTATTGCAAACGAATCGGCCCGACGGTTTGCGGATACTGAGCTTTCTGCAAATGAAATTGGTAAAGCTCTAAGAGTTGGAACAATCGTTACTGGAGAAGTCCAGATCAGTGGCGAAGTTGTCCAAGTCAATATTCGATTAATTGATGCGAACACTGAGGCTCTCAGTTGGGCAGGAACATTTAAGAGATCATTTGTCGAATTCCTCGATCTACAAAACGAAATTGCGACCCAGTTGGCGTTTGAGCTCAAAGGCGGTTTGGATGCAGCCGAAAAACAGCAACTTTCTCAAAAAGAAACAGAGATCCAAGAGGCTCAGAAAGAATATCAAATAGGTCGGCGCGAATGGAACAGAAGAAACAAAGAAGGTTTTGAGAATGCCGTACTACATTTCGAGAAAGCAATTAATCTGGATGCAAGCTACGCCGCCCCTTATGCTGGTTTAGCTGATACCTACGCAATGCTTCAAATCTACAACTTTGGTGCACCTGACGATGTAATGCCAAAAGCTAAGGAATACGCCGAAAGAGCAATCGAGATAAATCCCAGAGGTGCTGAAGCTTATGTTTCGCTAGCATTCGTATTATCGATGTACGAGCATAACTTCAGTCTTGCCGAAAAAAAATTCGAAACAGCTCTCCAAATTAATCCCAACTATGCGACGGCATATCATTGGTACGGAAACTTCCTCAACCACATAGGAAGATCTGATGAGGCTATTGAGATTCTAATAAAAGGCACGCAGTTGGATCCAAACGCAATGATTATCAAAAATGGGCTCGCAATTGCTTATTGGTGTGCAGGCGAAAGGGGCATGGCACTAAAGGCTGTTGAAGAGCAATTTAGGTTTGATCCGTATTTTCCGCCGGCTATCCTCACAAAATACACTTGGCTGCTTGCAGATACCTCACCAAGTGCAATAAAGTACCTAAACGAAGCGATCGAGGTTTATCCAGATCAGCCATTGATTCGATCAGCTCTTTTCAGCGTTCATTGGGCTGCGGGCAACCGTGAATTAGCGAAGGATCAGCTGATCGAACTGCACGCTCGTTTTCCTGATTCACTAGCCAAAGCAAGATTCGCGGAATTATATTTTATGATGGGAAGGGAAGATCTCGCTTATCCGTGGCTTCAAAAAGGAATCGAAGCGAAAGAGGGAGTAGTGTTATTTACATCGGTTATACCTTCGACAAAAAAATATCAGAAGCAGTCACGTTTTCGAGAGCTCTTTAGGGACATCAACCATCCGCTTTATCAGTTCTAA
- a CDS encoding sulfatase family protein, whose translation MLKANEEESSPNVIFILADDVGIGDIKCFYPPSKVTTNNIDRLALEGIKFNQAYSPGATCSPSRYSLISGSYPCRGPLRSEAVNATTPLTIRENELSLPKFFKQQGYRTAHIGKWHLGYGGEGGVTNWAGEIKPSANEIGFDYHFALPTNHNDGFKTYVENHSLLWLKDGVDELPGKPAVEQLTQIRFDDLVESTLTEQGIAFIRENHDHPFFLYLAFTATHTHITPHKKFRGSSEIGQLGDYINELDFHVGEIMHTLEELGIDENTILFFSSDNGGSPRDHRTAGINLSLYDSSKGVREKAKTAKADANKKFGHLTNGMLRGSKGSNFEGGHRVPYIVRWPGRIAAGSESDQLITLADTLATCAGLLNTRIPFQAGKDSFDLSPVMLGKEIEKPRAEVILQTNDGTLAFRQGSWKLHFLKPTVWQGEEPWLSANCELYHLLTDPREERNLAAEQNERVKKMKERLMNLLRAGRSSTLLR comes from the coding sequence ATGCTTAAGGCCAATGAAGAAGAGAGCTCACCAAACGTTATTTTTATTTTGGCCGATGATGTCGGTATTGGCGACATCAAATGCTTCTATCCTCCCTCGAAGGTAACGACCAACAATATCGATCGTTTGGCACTTGAGGGTATCAAGTTCAATCAAGCATATTCGCCTGGTGCTACTTGTTCGCCTTCACGTTATTCTTTGATTTCTGGTTCTTACCCCTGCCGCGGTCCTTTAAGAAGCGAAGCCGTGAACGCCACAACTCCACTTACTATAAGAGAGAATGAACTCTCGCTTCCCAAATTTTTTAAGCAACAGGGCTACCGAACTGCTCATATCGGCAAATGGCACTTGGGTTATGGAGGTGAGGGTGGAGTCACTAACTGGGCGGGAGAAATTAAGCCGAGCGCAAATGAGATTGGCTTTGATTATCATTTTGCGTTGCCTACCAACCATAACGATGGCTTCAAGACCTACGTTGAAAACCATAGCCTGCTGTGGTTGAAAGATGGTGTCGACGAACTTCCTGGCAAACCAGCGGTTGAACAGCTAACTCAGATTCGCTTTGATGACCTTGTGGAGAGTACACTAACCGAGCAGGGTATCGCCTTTATAAGAGAGAACCACGATCATCCCTTTTTTCTCTATCTTGCTTTTACCGCTACGCACACTCACATTACCCCTCACAAGAAGTTCCGTGGAAGCAGCGAGATTGGTCAACTGGGGGACTACATTAACGAGTTAGACTTCCATGTCGGTGAGATCATGCACACACTTGAAGAGCTTGGTATTGACGAGAATACTATTCTTTTCTTTTCAAGTGACAATGGAGGCTCACCAAGGGATCACAGAACGGCAGGAATCAACCTCAGTTTGTATGACTCTTCTAAAGGTGTTAGAGAAAAAGCGAAGACAGCGAAGGCTGATGCAAACAAGAAGTTTGGGCACCTGACCAATGGGATGTTAAGAGGAAGTAAGGGATCGAACTTTGAGGGTGGCCATCGGGTGCCATACATAGTTCGTTGGCCGGGGAGAATTGCTGCAGGCAGTGAGAGTGATCAATTAATTACGCTAGCAGATACATTGGCTACTTGTGCTGGATTGTTGAATACGAGAATTCCTTTTCAAGCAGGAAAAGATTCTTTTGATTTGAGTCCTGTGATGCTAGGAAAGGAGATTGAGAAGCCTAGAGCCGAAGTTATTTTACAGACAAACGATGGAACCCTAGCTTTTCGGCAAGGGAGCTGGAAGCTTCATTTTTTAAAGCCAACGGTTTGGCAAGGAGAAGAGCCTTGGCTCTCAGCAAATTGCGAACTTTACCATTTGCTGACAGACCCGAGAGAAGAGAGGAATCTCGCTGCAGAACAGAATGAGCGAGTAAAAAAGATGAAGGAACGTTTGATGAACCTTCTCAGAGCGGGGAGGAGCTCCACTTTACTGCGTTAA
- the ruvA gene encoding Holliday junction branch migration protein RuvA, whose protein sequence is MIVLIEGKLLKATPLSAIISAGGIGYAVNIPVTTAEKLPQNGEIVILHTHAVYREDSQALYGFWEENDRDFFALVIEKVSGVGPKVAISLMSKLPLGNLISAISSEDANLLAKTPGIGKKTAERIIIELKDKLTIFASASQSIDLTSGNQSVSAESEESSKLEDAALALQALGYKQIDAKKAISKVVEKLGPNVSTEAMIKAALG, encoded by the coding sequence ATGATTGTCCTTATTGAAGGCAAACTGCTCAAAGCAACACCTCTTTCAGCGATTATCTCTGCAGGAGGAATTGGATACGCAGTCAATATTCCCGTTACCACAGCTGAGAAGCTTCCTCAAAATGGGGAGATCGTAATCCTCCACACGCACGCAGTTTACCGCGAAGACTCGCAAGCGCTCTACGGATTTTGGGAAGAAAATGACCGCGACTTTTTTGCGCTTGTAATCGAGAAAGTTTCCGGTGTCGGACCCAAAGTGGCAATCAGCCTCATGAGCAAGCTTCCCCTCGGAAATCTCATTTCTGCGATTTCCAGCGAAGACGCAAATCTCCTCGCAAAAACACCGGGGATTGGAAAAAAGACCGCAGAGAGGATTATCATAGAGCTTAAGGACAAGCTCACTATTTTTGCTTCAGCTAGCCAATCGATAGACCTAACCTCAGGAAACCAGTCTGTATCCGCCGAATCAGAGGAATCATCTAAACTCGAAGATGCGGCTCTAGCCCTCCAAGCACTTGGCTACAAGCAAATCGATGCCAAAAAAGCGATTTCCAAAGTAGTTGAGAAACTCGGTCCCAACGTTAGTACCGAAGCGATGATAAAAGCCGCACTGGGCTAG
- the dapB gene encoding 4-hydroxy-tetrahydrodipicolinate reductase gives MNICINGFKGRMGAAIADEAASSGHTITGEVDIGDDLKAALSDSDVVIDFSFHTVTQSVFEAAAELGKVVICGTTGHTQEQRAKLLKIAQAMPTVWAGNYSIGVNLLCYLTEKAAEILPLSCNAEITEMHHNMKKDAPSGTALMLAESVLGPRNLSYDDLQNGREGILGERGEREVGMHSLRGGDVVGDHSVIFADIGERVELIHRASSRTIFARGAIRAAEWAFGKEAGVYSIRDVLGLK, from the coding sequence ATGAACATTTGCATCAACGGATTTAAAGGTCGGATGGGTGCCGCGATTGCGGATGAAGCCGCGAGTTCGGGTCACACAATCACAGGGGAAGTGGATATCGGAGACGATCTAAAGGCAGCGCTTAGCGACTCTGATGTCGTGATCGACTTTTCCTTTCACACCGTCACGCAAAGCGTTTTCGAAGCTGCTGCGGAGTTAGGTAAAGTCGTGATCTGCGGAACGACGGGTCACACCCAGGAACAGCGTGCGAAATTGCTTAAAATCGCCCAAGCTATGCCCACTGTCTGGGCAGGAAACTATTCCATTGGAGTCAACCTGCTCTGCTACCTTACAGAAAAGGCCGCGGAAATTCTGCCTCTATCGTGTAACGCGGAGATCACCGAGATGCATCACAACATGAAAAAGGACGCTCCCAGTGGAACGGCCCTCATGCTAGCCGAATCCGTACTGGGGCCACGCAACCTCAGCTACGACGATCTTCAAAACGGCCGCGAAGGAATTCTAGGAGAACGCGGAGAGCGAGAGGTTGGCATGCACTCACTTAGAGGCGGTGACGTAGTGGGCGATCATAGCGTCATATTCGCGGATATCGGAGAGAGAGTCGAACTCATTCACAGGGCATCCAGTCGCACAATTTTTGCTCGCGGCGCCATTAGAGCCGCTGAGTGGGCATTCGGTAAAGAAGCCGGCGTATACTCTATCCGGGATGTTCTCGGACTTAAGTAG